One window from the genome of Flavobacterium agricola encodes:
- a CDS encoding spermidine synthase, with product MVHLNLLNLKNDLYRIFLKVLSYLYPIRIKTFQSEFSGKLELTYYDGALVLDTQKTNYSYGNLQRLLAAGLKQIPEREINRFTEILILGVAGGSVIETLYKNHFYTGNIDAVDIDPVVLQIAEDYFNINQFTKCKLWVADAAQFVAQSTKLYDLVLVDLFLDEVIPDFVFTEPFLNQLKKLIATQGYVLFNTIKTKNKDAGINGMLHAVFGTDYNILVLSHLNPFNTLYLIQKNT from the coding sequence ATGGTACATTTAAATCTTTTAAACCTGAAAAATGATTTATACCGTATTTTTTTAAAAGTTTTAAGCTATTTATATCCTATTCGTATAAAAACTTTTCAATCTGAATTTTCAGGAAAATTAGAACTTACCTATTACGATGGTGCTTTAGTTTTAGATACACAAAAAACAAATTATTCGTACGGCAATTTGCAACGTTTATTAGCTGCTGGCTTAAAACAAATTCCGGAACGGGAAATAAATCGGTTTACAGAAATTCTGATTCTTGGCGTTGCTGGCGGAAGCGTAATAGAAACCTTGTATAAAAATCATTTTTATACAGGAAATATTGATGCGGTAGATATTGATCCGGTAGTTTTACAAATTGCTGAAGATTATTTTAACATCAATCAATTTACAAAATGTAAATTATGGGTTGCTGATGCGGCGCAATTTGTTGCACAAAGCACCAAGTTGTATGATTTGGTGCTGGTAGATTTATTTTTGGATGAGGTAATTCCTGATTTTGTGTTTACAGAACCTTTTTTAAATCAGCTAAAAAAACTTATTGCAACACAAGGTTACGTGCTATTTAATACCATTAAAACAAAAAATAAAGATGCTGGCATAAACGGGATGTTACATGCTGTTTTTGGAACAGATTACAACATATTGGTGCTTTCGCATCTAAATCCGTTTAATACCTTATATTTAATTCAGAAAAATACATAA
- the kdsB gene encoding 3-deoxy-manno-octulosonate cytidylyltransferase — translation MKIIAVIPARYASTRFPAKLMQDLGGKTVILRTYQAAIATQLFDDVFVVTDSELIYNEIIQNNGKAIMSIKQHESGSDRIAEAVANMDVDVVVNVQGDEPFINKQTLQNLVEVFKQDTAKQVDLASAMYQITDLEDINNPNHVKVVTDQNGFALYFSRSVIPFPRETNVGVRYMKHIGIYAFRKSALLDFYNLPMLSLEASEKLEQLRYLEYGKRIKMIETTEGSLGIDTAEDLEKARLFLANQH, via the coding sequence ATGAAAATAATTGCTGTAATTCCCGCTCGTTACGCATCTACGCGTTTTCCGGCAAAATTAATGCAAGATTTAGGTGGTAAAACTGTTATTTTACGCACCTACCAAGCAGCTATAGCAACCCAATTGTTTGATGACGTTTTTGTTGTAACCGATTCTGAGTTAATTTACAATGAAATTATCCAAAACAACGGAAAAGCTATTATGAGTATAAAACAACACGAAAGCGGAAGCGATCGTATTGCCGAAGCAGTTGCTAATATGGATGTTGATGTTGTGGTTAATGTGCAAGGTGACGAACCTTTTATTAACAAACAAACCTTACAAAATTTGGTTGAGGTTTTTAAACAAGATACAGCCAAACAGGTAGATTTAGCATCAGCTATGTATCAAATTACGGATTTAGAAGATATAAACAATCCAAATCACGTAAAAGTAGTTACCGATCAAAACGGTTTTGCATTGTATTTTTCACGTTCCGTAATTCCATTTCCGCGCGAAACAAATGTTGGCGTGCGTTATATGAAACATATCGGAATTTATGCATTTAGAAAATCAGCTTTGCTAGATTTTTATAATTTGCCAATGTTAAGTCTTGAAGCTTCTGAAAAGCTTGAACAATTACGTTATTTAGAATATGGCAAACGCATTAAAATGATTGAAACTACCGAAGGAAGTTTAGGCATTGATACGGCAGAAGATTTAGAAAAAGCCCGCTTATTTTTAGCCAACCAACATTAA